From Halococcus salsus, one genomic window encodes:
- a CDS encoding dihydrolipoamide acetyltransferase family protein: MVREFELPDVGEGVAEGEIVGWLVEVGDAVEEDQPVAEVETDKAVVEVPSPVNGTVKEIHADAGELVPVGTVIITFAEAGDETGGQDPAETRTDTATETRSEVGAVESKDDGASDDGSGSASNGRVFAAPSARRLARELDVDIGTVDGSGPGGRVSDTDVRAAAESEDSEPVADEPTADDPAPKSAVERVGSDDGTSSEPAVTTGSANRERTLAAPATRRLAEESGVDIDSIPTEEERDGEAFVTPAAVEAFAESQRAAQDADRAALAESGGEERVPYRGVRRTIGEQMARSKATAPHVTHHDEVDVTELVETRSELKAEAEERGIGLSYMPFVMKACVAALRAFPSMNAMLDEEAEEIVEKHYYNIGVATATDAGLMVPVVRNADDRNLLELASEMNELVGKARERSISREEMQGGTFTITNVGAIGGEYATPIINVPEVAILALGAIKEKPRVVDGEIVPRHVMTLSLSIDHRVIDGAVAAQFTNRVMKYLENPQLLLLE, translated from the coding sequence ATGGTGCGCGAGTTCGAACTCCCGGACGTGGGCGAGGGCGTGGCCGAGGGCGAGATCGTGGGCTGGCTGGTCGAGGTCGGCGACGCGGTCGAAGAGGACCAGCCCGTCGCCGAGGTCGAGACCGACAAAGCCGTCGTGGAGGTTCCTTCGCCGGTGAACGGTACCGTGAAAGAGATCCACGCCGACGCGGGCGAACTCGTCCCCGTCGGCACGGTGATAATCACGTTCGCCGAGGCGGGCGACGAGACGGGAGGTCAGGACCCGGCGGAGACGCGAACCGACACCGCGACCGAGACCCGCTCCGAGGTCGGCGCGGTGGAGTCGAAGGACGACGGGGCGAGCGACGACGGAAGCGGTTCGGCTTCGAACGGCCGGGTGTTCGCCGCCCCGAGCGCTCGACGGTTGGCCCGCGAACTCGACGTCGACATCGGGACGGTCGACGGCTCGGGACCCGGCGGCCGGGTCAGCGATACGGACGTGCGGGCGGCCGCAGAAAGTGAGGACAGCGAACCCGTGGCTGACGAACCCACGGCCGACGACCCGGCCCCGAAGTCCGCCGTCGAGCGGGTCGGAAGCGACGATGGGACCAGTTCCGAGCCGGCGGTGACGACCGGGAGCGCGAACCGCGAGCGGACCCTCGCCGCACCCGCGACCCGCCGACTCGCCGAGGAGTCGGGTGTCGATATCGACAGCATCCCGACCGAGGAGGAACGCGACGGCGAGGCGTTTGTCACGCCCGCGGCGGTCGAGGCGTTCGCCGAGTCCCAGCGCGCGGCCCAGGACGCCGACCGGGCGGCGCTCGCCGAATCGGGCGGCGAGGAACGGGTTCCGTACCGCGGGGTTCGACGGACGATCGGCGAGCAGATGGCGCGCTCGAAGGCCACCGCGCCGCACGTGACTCACCACGACGAGGTGGACGTGACCGAACTCGTCGAGACCCGTTCGGAGCTCAAGGCCGAGGCCGAGGAGCGCGGCATCGGCCTGTCGTATATGCCGTTCGTGATGAAGGCCTGCGTCGCCGCGCTCCGGGCGTTCCCGTCGATGAACGCGATGCTCGACGAGGAGGCAGAGGAGATCGTCGAGAAACACTACTACAACATCGGCGTGGCGACCGCGACCGATGCCGGGTTGATGGTACCCGTCGTGCGGAACGCGGACGACAGGAACCTGCTCGAACTCGCCTCCGAGATGAACGAACTCGTTGGAAAAGCCCGCGAGCGCTCGATCAGTCGGGAGGAGATGCAGGGCGGCACCTTCACGATCACGAACGTCGGCGCGATCGGCGGCGAGTACGCGACCCCGATCATCAACGTCCCCGAGGTCGCGATCCTCGCGCTCGGCGCGATCAAGGAGAAGCCGCGTGTGGTCGACGGTGAGATCGTTCCCCGCCACGTCATGACCCTCTCGCTCTCGATCGACCACCGGGTGATCGACGGCGCGGTCGCCGCCCAGTTCACCAACCGGGTGATGAAGTACCTCGAAAACCCGCAGCTCCTGTTGTTGGAGTAG
- a CDS encoding M28 family peptidase: protein MAPDDIDATLGAAWHDDSPWDLLTRLCAFDDRLGGGPGERHAADLVADELDSLSLDPRIEPFGMQRWTRGHTAFSVHPSDERSREFEAVALPYSPAADLRAPLVDVGHGTPAEVEAAAVEGAIAVASTDSPAGERHTHRMEKLGHAVAAGARGFVFHNHVRGQLPPTGALQFGHEAPIPGVGVSHETGAWLREYAAEDEEASLRVDATTDDGESRNVVAKLGPESDAEVLVLAHYDSHDVGEGALDNGCGVAVALAATRLLTEFDLDSQVQVAAVGCEELGLLGSAALADSLDLDRVKAVVNVDGAGRFRNLRALTHTSEAMTAVAERVAEESGQPIATAEGPHPYSDHWPFLRRGIPALQLHSRTPGGGGEWDRGFTHTRADTRDKVDPRNLRTHAMLTALLVRDLSTTDPDRVDTDALRETLREAGAEPGMRAAEVWPPDWD from the coding sequence ATGGCTCCCGACGATATCGACGCCACGCTCGGGGCGGCGTGGCACGACGACTCCCCGTGGGACCTCCTCACCCGACTCTGTGCGTTCGACGACCGCCTCGGCGGCGGTCCCGGCGAGCGCCACGCCGCCGACCTCGTGGCGGACGAACTCGACTCGCTCAGCCTCGACCCTCGAATCGAACCATTCGGGATGCAGCGCTGGACTCGGGGACACACCGCATTCTCCGTTCACCCCTCCGACGAGCGCTCCCGTGAGTTCGAGGCGGTCGCGCTCCCGTACTCGCCCGCCGCCGACCTCCGCGCCCCGCTCGTCGACGTGGGCCACGGCACCCCCGCCGAGGTCGAGGCGGCCGCCGTCGAGGGGGCGATCGCCGTCGCGAGCACCGACTCGCCGGCGGGCGAGCGCCACACCCACCGCATGGAGAAGTTGGGCCACGCCGTGGCGGCCGGTGCGCGAGGGTTCGTCTTCCACAACCACGTTCGCGGCCAGCTCCCGCCCACCGGCGCGCTCCAGTTCGGCCACGAGGCACCGATCCCCGGTGTCGGGGTGAGTCACGAGACCGGCGCGTGGCTCCGAGAGTACGCGGCCGAGGACGAGGAAGCCAGCCTGCGGGTCGACGCGACCACCGACGACGGCGAGAGTCGGAACGTGGTGGCCAAGCTCGGCCCCGAGTCGGACGCGGAAGTACTCGTGCTCGCCCACTACGACTCACACGACGTCGGTGAGGGGGCGCTCGACAACGGCTGTGGCGTCGCGGTCGCGCTCGCCGCGACGCGCCTGCTCACCGAATTCGACCTCGACTCGCAAGTGCAGGTCGCGGCGGTGGGCTGTGAGGAACTCGGGCTGCTCGGGAGCGCGGCGCTCGCCGACTCCCTCGACCTCGATCGGGTGAAGGCGGTCGTCAACGTCGATGGCGCGGGCCGGTTCCGGAACCTCCGGGCGCTCACCCACACCTCGGAAGCGATGACGGCCGTGGCGGAGCGCGTCGCCGAGGAGAGCGGCCAGCCCATCGCCACGGCCGAGGGGCCACACCCCTACAGCGACCACTGGCCGTTTCTCAGACGGGGGATCCCGGCGCTCCAGCTCCACAGTCGGACACCGGGTGGCGGTGGGGAGTGGGACCGTGGGTTCACCCACACCCGCGCCGACACCCGCGACAAGGTCGACCCCCGAAACCTCCGGACGCACGCCATGCTCACCGCGCTCCTCGTTCGCGACCTTTCAACTACTGACCCCGACCGGGTCGACACCGACGCCCTTCGGGAGACGCTTCGCGAGGCGGGAGCCGAACCCGGGATGCGCGCGGCCGAGGTCTGGCCCCCCGACTGGGACTAG
- a CDS encoding TetR/AcrR family transcriptional regulator, whose protein sequence is MAADGDVDQRSETQRAIVEATYAALQTHGYADLTIQAIADEFEKSKSLLYYHYDTKDGLLIDVLKDGLDRFATRNAVDPDATPREQLETFLDRSLPARLDDETRAFRLTIFELRSQAPMNEAYREQFARADRLLHETLVEILERGIETGDFRDVDPAYTTDLLLSLTEGGMTRHLVTSDDARVATRDTLDTYVESTLLAD, encoded by the coding sequence ATGGCCGCAGACGGCGACGTCGACCAACGCTCGGAGACCCAGCGCGCTATCGTGGAGGCGACCTACGCCGCGCTCCAGACGCACGGGTACGCGGACCTCACGATCCAGGCGATCGCCGACGAGTTCGAGAAGAGCAAGTCGTTGCTCTACTACCACTACGACACCAAGGACGGCCTCCTGATCGACGTGCTGAAGGACGGCCTCGACCGGTTCGCGACGAGGAACGCGGTCGATCCGGACGCCACCCCACGCGAACAGCTCGAAACGTTCCTCGACCGGTCCCTGCCCGCGAGGCTCGACGACGAGACGCGCGCGTTCCGGCTCACCATCTTCGAACTCCGCTCGCAGGCCCCGATGAACGAGGCCTACCGCGAGCAGTTCGCCCGCGCCGACCGACTGCTCCACGAGACCCTCGTCGAGATCCTCGAACGCGGTATCGAGACCGGCGACTTCCGCGACGTCGACCCGGCGTACACCACCGACCTCCTCCTCTCGCTCACCGAGGGTGGCATGACGCGCCACCTCGTGACGTCGGACGACGCGAGGGTGGCAACTCGCGACACCCTCGACACCTACGTCGAATCGACCCTCCTCGCGGACTGA
- the lpdA gene encoding dihydrolipoyl dehydrogenase translates to MVVGDVTTGTELLIIGAGPGGYVAAIRAGQLGIDTTLVEKDAYGGTCLNHGCIPSKALISATDVAHDAREAEAMGIHADPAVDLAGMVDWKDEVVDQLTGGVEQLCKANDVNLVEGRAEFADENTVRVAHSGDGQGSESIEFEHAIVATGSRPVEVPNFEFDGEHVISSRDALALDSVPDSLVVVGAGYIGMELATVFAKLGTDVTVVEMLDDILPPYEDDVSKVVRDRAEDLGIDFFFGEAASDWEESGDGITVRTENEDGDVSEFGAEKVLVAVGRAPVTDTLNLDAVGLETDEDGFLATDDRARTDVESIFAVGDVAGEPMLAHKGMKEGEVAAEIVADEPSALDYQSVPAAVFTDPEIGTVGMTEEEAEEAGFSPVVGKFPMASSGRALTLGDTDGFTRVVADDDAGFILGAQVVAPEASELVAEFGLAIEMGATLEDVAATIHTHPTLGETVMEAVENAQGKAIHTLNR, encoded by the coding sequence ATGGTCGTTGGAGACGTCACGACGGGCACGGAGTTGTTGATCATCGGCGCGGGTCCCGGGGGCTACGTCGCCGCGATCCGCGCGGGCCAGCTCGGCATCGACACCACGCTGGTCGAGAAGGACGCCTACGGCGGGACCTGCCTGAACCACGGCTGCATCCCCTCGAAGGCGCTGATCTCGGCGACGGACGTGGCCCACGACGCACGCGAGGCCGAAGCGATGGGCATCCACGCCGACCCGGCGGTGGACCTTGCGGGGATGGTCGACTGGAAGGACGAGGTGGTCGACCAGCTCACGGGCGGCGTCGAACAGCTCTGTAAGGCCAACGACGTCAACCTCGTCGAGGGCCGCGCGGAGTTCGCCGACGAGAACACGGTACGAGTTGCTCACAGCGGCGATGGCCAGGGCTCGGAATCCATCGAGTTCGAGCACGCCATCGTCGCCACCGGCTCGCGACCCGTGGAGGTCCCGAACTTCGAGTTCGACGGCGAGCACGTCATCTCCTCGCGTGACGCGCTCGCGCTCGATTCGGTCCCCGACAGCCTCGTGGTGGTCGGCGCGGGCTACATCGGGATGGAGCTCGCGACCGTCTTCGCGAAGCTCGGGACCGACGTCACCGTTGTAGAAATGCTCGACGACATCCTGCCGCCCTACGAGGACGACGTCTCGAAGGTCGTCAGGGACCGCGCCGAGGACCTCGGCATCGACTTCTTCTTCGGCGAGGCCGCGAGCGACTGGGAGGAGTCGGGCGACGGCATCACCGTCCGCACGGAGAATGAGGATGGGGACGTCTCGGAGTTCGGCGCGGAGAAGGTGCTGGTGGCGGTCGGACGCGCGCCCGTCACGGACACCCTGAACCTCGACGCGGTGGGGCTCGAAACGGACGAGGACGGGTTCCTCGCGACCGACGACCGCGCCCGAACGGACGTGGAATCCATCTTCGCCGTGGGCGACGTCGCGGGCGAACCGATGCTCGCGCACAAGGGCATGAAGGAGGGCGAGGTCGCCGCGGAGATCGTCGCGGACGAGCCCTCGGCGCTCGACTATCAGAGCGTCCCCGCCGCGGTGTTCACCGACCCCGAGATCGGGACGGTGGGGATGACCGAAGAAGAGGCCGAGGAAGCGGGCTTCTCGCCGGTCGTCGGGAAATTCCCGATGGCGTCGAGCGGCCGCGCGCTCACGCTCGGTGACACCGACGGGTTCACGCGCGTGGTCGCCGACGACGACGCGGGCTTCATCCTCGGCGCGCAGGTCGTCGCCCCCGAGGCCTCGGAGCTCGTCGCGGAGTTCGGTCTCGCGATCGAGATGGGCGCAACCCTCGAGGACGTCGCCGCCACGATCCACACCCACCCGACGCTCGGCGAGACGGTGATGGAGGCCGTCGAGAACGCCCAGGGGAAGGCGATCCACACACTGAACAGGTGA
- a CDS encoding MFS transporter: MNTIQEYIGVNREVLALAIARMADSVGNSFLIVVLPLYVSSGIITGGTGGLGVSLITGIILAAFGFFNSALQPFAGRISDRLGKRKVFVLFGLAVLGVANFTYSLVSSYWALLAIRAAQGIGVAFTIVATIALVNELADDSSRGGNMGTFNTFRLLGFGAGPIFAGAVVSGFGSTDEIAHYVVAGFEMTGFEAAFYIASASAIISIVLVMLLVEDPDIEPVESSDDTSIAILNHDGDSTLDPVFTLGVASLFMAIGIALLSAIEPQVNARLDQGAQLFGIEFAAFVLIQVLVQAPIGSASDRIGRKPFILAGLAILVPATLAQGLVTAPWEMIVARAAQGLAGAAVFAPALALAGDLARKGASGTQLSVLTMSFGLGTAIGPLSSGFLVRFGYVTPFAFGALLAAIGLVLVYTQVQETVGAGSGSSADGQATAQD; encoded by the coding sequence GTGAATACGATACAGGAATACATCGGCGTCAACCGCGAGGTGCTCGCGCTCGCCATCGCCCGGATGGCCGACTCGGTCGGCAATTCGTTTCTGATCGTCGTCCTCCCGCTCTACGTCTCGAGCGGCATCATCACGGGCGGGACGGGTGGCCTTGGGGTCTCGCTGATCACCGGGATCATCCTCGCGGCCTTCGGCTTCTTCAACAGCGCGCTCCAGCCGTTCGCCGGCCGTATCTCGGACCGCCTCGGCAAGCGAAAGGTGTTCGTGCTGTTCGGCCTCGCCGTGCTCGGGGTCGCGAACTTCACGTACTCCCTCGTATCGAGCTACTGGGCGCTGCTCGCCATCCGGGCGGCCCAGGGGATCGGCGTCGCGTTCACCATCGTCGCGACGATCGCCCTGGTGAACGAACTCGCCGACGATTCGAGCCGTGGTGGCAACATGGGGACGTTCAACACCTTCAGACTCCTGGGATTCGGGGCCGGCCCGATCTTCGCCGGCGCGGTCGTCTCCGGGTTCGGTTCCACCGACGAGATCGCCCACTACGTGGTCGCCGGCTTCGAGATGACCGGCTTCGAGGCCGCCTTCTACATCGCGTCGGCCTCGGCGATCATCAGCATCGTGCTCGTGATGCTCCTCGTCGAGGACCCCGACATCGAGCCCGTGGAGTCGTCCGACGACACCTCGATCGCGATCCTGAACCACGACGGCGACAGCACGCTCGATCCGGTGTTCACCCTCGGGGTCGCCTCGCTGTTCATGGCGATCGGCATCGCGCTCCTCTCGGCCATCGAGCCCCAAGTCAACGCCCGGCTCGACCAGGGCGCCCAGCTGTTCGGTATCGAGTTTGCGGCGTTCGTGCTGATCCAGGTGCTGGTCCAGGCCCCGATCGGGAGCGCGAGCGACCGCATCGGCCGCAAGCCGTTCATCCTCGCCGGGCTCGCGATCCTCGTGCCGGCCACCCTCGCCCAGGGCCTCGTGACCGCGCCCTGGGAGATGATCGTCGCGCGGGCGGCCCAGGGCCTCGCGGGCGCGGCAGTGTTCGCCCCCGCGCTCGCGCTCGCCGGCGACCTCGCGCGGAAGGGTGCCTCGGGGACCCAGCTCTCGGTGCTCACGATGTCGTTCGGGCTCGGCACCGCGATCGGACCGCTCTCCTCCGGCTTCCTGGTCCGGTTCGGCTACGTCACACCGTTCGCCTTCGGCGCGCTGCTCGCAGCTATCGGGCTCGTGCTGGTCTACACGCAGGTTCAGGAGACCGTCGGCGCTGGGAGTGGGTCGTCCGCGGACGGGCAGGCGACCGCTCAGGACTGA
- a CDS encoding MBL fold metallo-hydrolase → MTEIHPDVHDITVREGNGRFRVFLVDGDTPTLFDCGLADTVDALAAGIEEVGIDPERLVVTHGDGDHVGGFDEVVERYGVETFVPAETDLDTEHDPDHRYGDGDRIGSFEAVHVPGHTEDNHVLVDESRDVAVMGDAVFGSDVRGLPAGYFVLPTAFYSTDLNAADENLERLLDYEFDAGLVYHGSSVTDEAAEKLDAFVNFANKPD, encoded by the coding sequence ATGACCGAGATCCATCCCGACGTCCACGACATCACGGTTCGGGAGGGCAACGGTCGGTTCCGAGTGTTCCTCGTCGACGGTGACACACCGACCCTGTTCGACTGTGGACTCGCCGACACCGTCGACGCGCTCGCCGCGGGCATCGAGGAGGTGGGGATCGACCCCGAACGCCTCGTCGTCACCCACGGTGACGGCGACCACGTCGGCGGGTTCGACGAAGTGGTCGAGCGCTACGGCGTCGAGACGTTCGTCCCGGCGGAGACCGACCTCGACACCGAACACGACCCCGACCACCGCTACGGCGACGGCGACCGGATCGGGAGCTTCGAGGCGGTCCACGTCCCCGGCCACACCGAGGACAACCACGTCCTGGTCGACGAGTCACGCGACGTCGCGGTGATGGGCGATGCGGTCTTCGGCTCGGACGTGCGCGGCCTACCGGCGGGCTACTTCGTCCTGCCGACCGCGTTCTACTCGACGGACCTGAACGCGGCCGACGAGAACCTCGAACGCTTGCTCGACTACGAGTTCGACGCCGGCCTCGTCTACCACGGCTCCTCGGTCACCGACGAGGCCGCCGAGAAACTCGACGCGTTCGTGAACTTCGCGAACAAACCCGACTGA
- the truA gene encoding tRNA pseudouridine(38-40) synthase TruA: MRAFRVAYDGRPYHGFQRQPTVPTVEGALFDALGDLGVLDAAADKPSGYAAAGRTDRRVSAVAQTVAFDVPDWLVPRALNSELPESVRAWAHTDVSPGFHATHDAVSRTYTYHLHAPAAEVGRAREACSQLAGEHDFHNLTTDDRNTVRALDVRVEPDGEFLVLTVRAGGFSRNLVRRVGTLVRGVAVGAASVETIDRVLAPEPLDGPEGVGPAPAEGLILTDVEYPELDFEVDEAAAASARQVFEGKRVAAATAARAAGEVGGRIG; this comes from the coding sequence ATGCGCGCGTTTCGGGTTGCCTACGACGGCCGGCCCTACCACGGGTTCCAGCGCCAGCCGACGGTCCCGACGGTCGAAGGGGCACTGTTCGACGCGCTGGGTGACCTCGGTGTGCTCGACGCGGCCGCCGACAAGCCGTCGGGCTACGCCGCCGCGGGCCGCACCGACCGTCGAGTGTCGGCGGTCGCCCAGACCGTCGCGTTCGACGTTCCCGATTGGCTCGTGCCCCGGGCGCTGAACAGCGAGCTCCCCGAGTCGGTTCGGGCGTGGGCGCACACCGACGTTTCGCCTGGGTTCCACGCCACCCACGACGCGGTCTCGCGGACCTACACCTATCACCTCCACGCGCCCGCCGCCGAGGTCGGCCGGGCCCGCGAGGCGTGCAGCCAGCTCGCCGGCGAACACGACTTCCACAACCTCACGACCGACGATCGGAACACCGTCCGGGCGCTCGACGTTCGGGTGGAGCCCGACGGCGAGTTCCTGGTGCTGACCGTGCGGGCGGGCGGCTTCTCGCGGAACCTCGTTCGACGGGTCGGCACGCTCGTGCGGGGGGTGGCGGTGGGTGCAGCGTCGGTCGAAACGATCGACCGGGTGCTCGCTCCCGAACCGCTCGACGGACCCGAGGGAGTGGGGCCTGCCCCCGCGGAAGGGCTGATTCTCACGGACGTCGAATATCCCGAGCTCGACTTCGAGGTCGACGAGGCGGCCGCGGCGAGCGCGCGTCAAGTCTTCGAGGGAAAGCGGGTCGCGGCCGCGACCGCCGCGCGGGCCGCGGGCGAGGTCGGCGGCCGGATCGGCTAG
- a CDS encoding DNA-binding protein — protein MSGSEEDIEELREQKLEQLKEQQQGGGSQEAQEAQQAQQEQAEAQKKAVLRQNVTDEARQRLNSVKMSKPDFGEKVEQQVFALARSGRLGDKIDDDQMRELLTELKPDRKSFDIKRR, from the coding sequence ATGAGCGGCTCCGAGGAAGACATCGAGGAACTCCGCGAACAGAAGCTCGAACAGCTGAAGGAACAACAGCAGGGCGGCGGCTCCCAGGAAGCCCAGGAGGCCCAACAGGCCCAGCAGGAACAGGCCGAAGCCCAGAAGAAGGCCGTGCTCCGTCAGAACGTCACCGACGAGGCGCGCCAGCGGCTCAACTCGGTGAAGATGTCGAAACCCGACTTCGGCGAGAAGGTCGAACAGCAGGTGTTCGCGCTCGCGCGCTCCGGCCGACTCGGCGACAAGATCGACGACGACCAGATGCGCGAACTCCTCACCGAACTCAAACCCGACCGCAAGAGCTTCGACATCAAGCGGCGATAA
- a CDS encoding M23 family metallopeptidase has protein sequence MDVAQRFTPAVGEVRYAPVPFTGSDGQTYLAYELEVTNFTTGSVTIEKLEVVDTEANAVIHALDADEVASRLQPAGRRDSVGSLGPAMTALVFLHVTVDDPSDVPDELRHRLSLQVDAAPPDQRRLVETVGEVTVDRREVVTVGPPLRGSNYIAADSFGDAVRHTRAALPVDGQVWLAQRYAVDYEQLDTEDRIYDGPREDLESYTIYGEEAIAVADATVVEVIDDVPENVPGAFPDGITLEAADGNAVILDLGDENYALYAHFQPGSIRVAEGDHVERGDVLGLVGNSGNSIAPHLHFHVMNRPLSLASNGLPYLVDSFSILGETPGTAAFDQAEADGEPLAVDRFDPPVASFGTLPLDQIVVDFD, from the coding sequence GTGGACGTCGCCCAGAGGTTCACTCCAGCAGTCGGTGAGGTGCGCTACGCTCCGGTCCCGTTCACCGGTTCCGACGGGCAGACCTACCTGGCGTACGAACTCGAAGTGACGAACTTCACCACCGGATCGGTAACGATAGAGAAGCTCGAAGTGGTCGACACGGAGGCCAATGCGGTGATTCACGCCCTCGACGCCGACGAGGTGGCCAGTCGCCTCCAACCCGCAGGGAGACGGGACAGCGTCGGGTCGTTGGGACCGGCGATGACGGCGCTCGTGTTCTTGCACGTGACCGTCGACGACCCGTCCGACGTTCCCGATGAACTGCGCCATCGATTGTCGCTGCAGGTCGACGCCGCACCGCCGGACCAGCGACGTCTCGTTGAAACGGTCGGCGAGGTCACGGTTGACCGGCGCGAGGTCGTCACCGTCGGGCCGCCGCTGCGGGGGTCGAACTACATCGCGGCCGATTCGTTCGGGGACGCGGTCCGCCATACTCGTGCGGCACTGCCGGTCGATGGGCAGGTCTGGCTCGCACAGCGCTACGCGGTCGACTACGAGCAACTCGATACCGAGGACCGGATCTACGACGGACCACGGGAGGACCTCGAAAGCTACACGATATACGGGGAAGAAGCCATCGCGGTCGCCGATGCTACGGTAGTCGAGGTGATCGACGACGTCCCGGAGAACGTCCCGGGTGCGTTCCCGGACGGGATCACGCTCGAAGCGGCGGACGGCAACGCGGTGATCCTCGATCTCGGCGACGAGAACTACGCCCTGTACGCCCACTTCCAGCCGGGCAGCATCCGCGTAGCGGAAGGCGACCACGTCGAGCGGGGCGACGTGCTGGGGCTGGTCGGCAACTCGGGCAACAGTATCGCTCCGCACCTGCACTTTCACGTCATGAACCGGCCGCTATCGCTGGCTTCCAACGGCCTGCCGTATCTGGTGGATTCGTTCTCGATACTCGGCGAAACGCCGGGAACGGCGGCGTTCGACCAGGCCGAGGCGGATGGGGAACCACTGGCCGTCGACCGCTTCGACCCGCCCGTGGCATCTTTCGGTACTCTCCCGCTCGACCAGATCGTCGTGGACTTCGATTGA
- the hisS gene encoding histidine--tRNA ligase, which translates to MYDGIKGFRDIYPGEMAARRAAIDDLEDTARRYGFREIGTPALERAELWTDKSGDDIVEELYAFTDRGGREVAMTPELTPTVARMVVAKQQELSKPIKWVSTRPFWRYEQVQQGRFREFYQTNVDIFGSAEPTADAEVLAYAADALTELGLTSEDFDFRVSHRDILGGLLESIESDIDTEAAIRAVDKREKLETNEYYGLLRDAGLSTEEAEEFDALLSTDEENLSDLVEFAGTERVEDAVANLEAVLAAAADLGAREYCTLSLDTARGLDYYTGMVFECFDSTGEVGRSVFGGGRYDDLIEGFGGQPTPAVGVALGLAPLALLCQRAGVWPDESLTTDYYVLQVGDTRETAAELTRELRERGHVIETDVAGRSFGAQLEYANSIEAETVVIVGEQDLAEGQYTVKDMDSGEQVAVPVEEFPGEYERPTYDDFAA; encoded by the coding sequence ATGTACGACGGCATCAAGGGTTTTCGCGACATCTATCCCGGCGAGATGGCCGCACGCCGGGCGGCCATCGACGACCTCGAGGACACCGCACGACGCTACGGCTTCCGCGAGATCGGAACTCCTGCTCTCGAACGCGCCGAGCTCTGGACCGACAAGTCCGGCGACGACATCGTCGAGGAGCTCTACGCCTTCACCGACCGTGGCGGCCGCGAGGTGGCGATGACGCCCGAACTCACGCCGACCGTGGCCCGGATGGTCGTCGCGAAACAACAGGAGCTCTCGAAACCGATCAAGTGGGTCTCGACCCGGCCCTTCTGGCGGTACGAGCAGGTCCAGCAGGGCCGCTTCCGGGAGTTCTACCAGACCAACGTCGATATCTTCGGCTCGGCGGAACCGACGGCGGACGCCGAGGTCCTGGCCTACGCCGCCGACGCGCTGACCGAGTTGGGACTCACGAGCGAGGACTTCGACTTTCGCGTGAGTCACCGCGATATTCTGGGGGGATTGCTCGAATCGATAGAGAGCGACATCGACACCGAGGCCGCCATCCGCGCGGTCGACAAGCGCGAGAAACTCGAAACCAACGAGTACTACGGCCTCCTCCGGGATGCGGGTCTCTCGACCGAGGAGGCGGAGGAGTTCGACGCGCTGCTCAGCACCGACGAGGAGAACCTCTCGGATCTCGTCGAGTTCGCCGGCACCGAACGCGTCGAGGACGCCGTCGCGAATCTCGAAGCCGTGCTCGCGGCGGCAGCCGACCTTGGCGCGCGCGAGTACTGCACGCTCTCGCTCGACACCGCCCGAGGGCTCGATTACTACACCGGGATGGTCTTCGAGTGCTTCGATTCCACCGGCGAAGTGGGTCGGTCCGTCTTCGGTGGCGGGCGCTACGACGACCTCATCGAGGGGTTCGGCGGCCAGCCCACCCCCGCCGTCGGGGTGGCGCTCGGCCTCGCCCCGCTCGCACTGCTCTGTCAGCGCGCCGGTGTCTGGCCGGACGAGTCGCTGACGACGGATTACTACGTCCTTCAAGTGGGAGACACCCGCGAGACGGCCGCCGAACTCACCCGCGAGCTTCGTGAGCGAGGCCACGTCATCGAGACCGACGTCGCGGGTCGGAGCTTCGGGGCCCAACTGGAGTACGCCAACTCGATCGAGGCCGAGACGGTGGTGATCGTCGGCGAACAGGACCTCGCGGAGGGCCAGTACACGGTGAAGGACATGGACTCGGGCGAGCAGGTCGCGGTGCCAGTGGAGGAGTTCCCCGGCGAGTACGAACGCCCGACGTACGACGACTTCGCGGCGTAA